A DNA window from Phragmites australis chromosome 11, lpPhrAust1.1, whole genome shotgun sequence contains the following coding sequences:
- the LOC133884964 gene encoding jasmonoyl--L-amino acid synthetase GH3.5 isoform X2, producing MEICCDDSSYKPGDTMILPVQMPICSCEDTINEFEALTRDAGRVQQDTLKKILDLNADAEYLKNFGLRGRTDVESYKSCIPLCVHSDIEPYIQRIVDGDNSPVLTGKPVTSLSLSSGTTQGKPKFLPFNDELLETTLQTFRTSYAFRNREYPIGKGKALQFIYGSKQVVTKGGILATTATTNLYRSPRYKEGMKGIQSQCCSPDEVILGPDFHQSLYCHLLCGLICLDEVHHVFSTFAHSLVHAFQTFEEVWEDICADIRDGVLSKKVTVPSIREAVSKMLKPNPELADSIYKKCMGLSNWYGVIPALWPNAKYVYGIMTGSMEPYLQKLRHYAGHLPLISADYGASEGWVGANIDPTAPPEQVTYAVLPQTGYFEFIPLEKPKGEEIENNASIHYIESEPVGLTEVEVGKIYEIVITTFGGLYRYRLGDIVKIASFHNSTPELRFICRRSLVLSINIDKNTEKDLQLAVEEAAKLLEGEKLEIVDFTSFVEKSSDPGRYVIFWELSSDGSDEVLGSCANCLDLAFADAGYVGSRKIKTIGPLELRILRKGTFKEILDHFLSLGGAVSQFKAPRFVNPSNSKVLQILSTNTTCSYFSTAYGL from the exons ATGGAGATTTGCTGCGATGATTCCTCTTACAAACCAGGTGATACCATGATTCTGCCCGTGCAAATGCCGATCTGTAGCTGTGAAGACACTATCAACGAGTTTGAGGCGTTAACACGTGATGCTGGACGCGTGCAGCAGGATACACTGAAAAAGATCCTCGATCTGAATGCTGATGCTGAATATCTGAAGAACTTTGGCCTCAGAGGGAGGACTGATGTAGAGAGCTACAAATCCTGCATCCCGTTGTGCGTGCACAGTGATATTGAGCCATATATCCAAAGGATTGTTGATGGTGATAACTCCCCAGTGCTCACTGGCAAGCCCGtcacctccctctccctcag TTCTGGTACAACACAGGGAAAGCCCAAGTTCTTGCCATTTAATGATGAATTGCTTGAGACCACACTTCAAACATTCCGGACTTCTTACGCATTTAGGAACCG TGAATACCCTATTGGCAAAGGAAAAGCCTTGCAGTTTATTTATGGTAGCAAGCAAGTGGTAACAAAAGGTGGCATCCTTGCTACAACTGCAACAACAAACTTGTACCGGAGCCCACGCTATAAGGAAGGAATGAAGGGTATCCAGTCTCAGTGCTGCAGTCCTGATGAAGTTATCTTGGGCCCTGACTTCCATCAATCCTTGTATTGTCATTTGCTCTGTGGGTTAATATGCTTGGACGAGGTCCATCATGTGTTCTCAACATTTGCTCACAGTTTAGTACATGCATTTCAAACATTCGAGGAGGTGTGGGAAGATATTTGTGCTGACATAAGAGATGGTGTTCTCTCAAAGAAAGTTACGGTGCCATCAATTCGTGAAGCTGTTTCGAAAATGCTGAAGCCCAACCCTGAGCTTGCTGACTCGATCTACAAGAAATGTATGGGCTTGAGCAATTGGTATGGCGTTATCCCAGCACTCTGGCCAAATGCAAAGTATGTCTACGGCATTATGACAGGATCCATGGAGCCATATCTACAGAAATTAAGACATTATGCTGGGCACTTACCACTGATAAGTGCTGACTACGGTGCCTCTGAAGGATGGGTTGGTGCTAACATAGACCCCACAGCGCCACCTGAACAGGTGACGTATGCTGTTCTCCCACAGACTGGTTATTTCGAGTTCATTCCTTTGGAGAAACCGAAAGGGGAGGAGATAGAGAACAATGCCTCCATTCATTACATAGAATCGGAGCCAGTTGGCCTGACTGAAGTCGAGGTTGGCAAAATCTATGAAATTGTAATAACTACCTTTGGAG GTCTATACCGCTACAGGCTTGGAGATATTGTGAAGATAGCTAGCTTCCACAACTCAACACCTGAGCTCCGTTTCATCTGCCGCAGAAGCCTAGTCCTGAGCATCAACATTGACAAGAACACTGAGAAAGACCTCCAGCTGGCTGTTGAGGAGGCAGCCAAGCTCTTGGAAGGTGAGAAACTCGAGATTGTGGATTTCACGAGCTTTGTGGAGAAGTCAAGCGATCCAGGTCGCTATGTCATCTTCTGGGAGCTGAGCTCTGATGGCAGCGACGAGGTCTTAGGCAGCTGCGCCAATTGCTTGGACCTAGCCTTCGCTGATGCGGGTTATGTGGGTTCAAGGAAGATCAAGACCATTGGCCCCCTTGAGCTACGGATTCTCAGAAAAGGAACTTTCAAAGAGATCCTAGATCATTTCCTGAGCCTTGGTGGCGCTGTGAGTCAGTTCAAGGCGCCTAGATTCGTGAACCCGTCAAACAGCAAGGTCTTGCAGATACTGAGCACGAACACCACCTGTAGTTACTTCAGTACCGCCTATGGGCTCTGA
- the LOC133884964 gene encoding jasmonoyl--L-amino acid synthetase GH3.5 isoform X1, whose product MSQAPEILMPPCLPQKLAGGRAVTLATSSRLPQSPSKASSPDGTGEHASETPAPRPSTGGASADPSGFELISSFLGDTMILPVQMPICSCEDTINEFEALTRDAGRVQQDTLKKILDLNADAEYLKNFGLRGRTDVESYKSCIPLCVHSDIEPYIQRIVDGDNSPVLTGKPVTSLSLSSGTTQGKPKFLPFNDELLETTLQTFRTSYAFRNREYPIGKGKALQFIYGSKQVVTKGGILATTATTNLYRSPRYKEGMKGIQSQCCSPDEVILGPDFHQSLYCHLLCGLICLDEVHHVFSTFAHSLVHAFQTFEEVWEDICADIRDGVLSKKVTVPSIREAVSKMLKPNPELADSIYKKCMGLSNWYGVIPALWPNAKYVYGIMTGSMEPYLQKLRHYAGHLPLISADYGASEGWVGANIDPTAPPEQVTYAVLPQTGYFEFIPLEKPKGEEIENNASIHYIESEPVGLTEVEVGKIYEIVITTFGGLYRYRLGDIVKIASFHNSTPELRFICRRSLVLSINIDKNTEKDLQLAVEEAAKLLEGEKLEIVDFTSFVEKSSDPGRYVIFWELSSDGSDEVLGSCANCLDLAFADAGYVGSRKIKTIGPLELRILRKGTFKEILDHFLSLGGAVSQFKAPRFVNPSNSKVLQILSTNTTCSYFSTAYGL is encoded by the exons ATGAGCCAAGCTCCCGAAATCCTCATGCCGCCTTGTCTTCCCCAGAAGCTCGCCGGTGGCCGGGCCGTCACACTCGCAACCTCCTCCAGGCTCCCGCAATCGCCGAGCAAAGCCTCCTCGCCTGACGGGACCGGTGAACACGCCTCAGAGACGCCGGCCCCTCGTCCCTCTACTGGTGGCGCCAGTGCAGATCCATCCGGATTCgaattgatttcttcttttcttg GTGATACCATGATTCTGCCCGTGCAAATGCCGATCTGTAGCTGTGAAGACACTATCAACGAGTTTGAGGCGTTAACACGTGATGCTGGACGCGTGCAGCAGGATACACTGAAAAAGATCCTCGATCTGAATGCTGATGCTGAATATCTGAAGAACTTTGGCCTCAGAGGGAGGACTGATGTAGAGAGCTACAAATCCTGCATCCCGTTGTGCGTGCACAGTGATATTGAGCCATATATCCAAAGGATTGTTGATGGTGATAACTCCCCAGTGCTCACTGGCAAGCCCGtcacctccctctccctcag TTCTGGTACAACACAGGGAAAGCCCAAGTTCTTGCCATTTAATGATGAATTGCTTGAGACCACACTTCAAACATTCCGGACTTCTTACGCATTTAGGAACCG TGAATACCCTATTGGCAAAGGAAAAGCCTTGCAGTTTATTTATGGTAGCAAGCAAGTGGTAACAAAAGGTGGCATCCTTGCTACAACTGCAACAACAAACTTGTACCGGAGCCCACGCTATAAGGAAGGAATGAAGGGTATCCAGTCTCAGTGCTGCAGTCCTGATGAAGTTATCTTGGGCCCTGACTTCCATCAATCCTTGTATTGTCATTTGCTCTGTGGGTTAATATGCTTGGACGAGGTCCATCATGTGTTCTCAACATTTGCTCACAGTTTAGTACATGCATTTCAAACATTCGAGGAGGTGTGGGAAGATATTTGTGCTGACATAAGAGATGGTGTTCTCTCAAAGAAAGTTACGGTGCCATCAATTCGTGAAGCTGTTTCGAAAATGCTGAAGCCCAACCCTGAGCTTGCTGACTCGATCTACAAGAAATGTATGGGCTTGAGCAATTGGTATGGCGTTATCCCAGCACTCTGGCCAAATGCAAAGTATGTCTACGGCATTATGACAGGATCCATGGAGCCATATCTACAGAAATTAAGACATTATGCTGGGCACTTACCACTGATAAGTGCTGACTACGGTGCCTCTGAAGGATGGGTTGGTGCTAACATAGACCCCACAGCGCCACCTGAACAGGTGACGTATGCTGTTCTCCCACAGACTGGTTATTTCGAGTTCATTCCTTTGGAGAAACCGAAAGGGGAGGAGATAGAGAACAATGCCTCCATTCATTACATAGAATCGGAGCCAGTTGGCCTGACTGAAGTCGAGGTTGGCAAAATCTATGAAATTGTAATAACTACCTTTGGAG GTCTATACCGCTACAGGCTTGGAGATATTGTGAAGATAGCTAGCTTCCACAACTCAACACCTGAGCTCCGTTTCATCTGCCGCAGAAGCCTAGTCCTGAGCATCAACATTGACAAGAACACTGAGAAAGACCTCCAGCTGGCTGTTGAGGAGGCAGCCAAGCTCTTGGAAGGTGAGAAACTCGAGATTGTGGATTTCACGAGCTTTGTGGAGAAGTCAAGCGATCCAGGTCGCTATGTCATCTTCTGGGAGCTGAGCTCTGATGGCAGCGACGAGGTCTTAGGCAGCTGCGCCAATTGCTTGGACCTAGCCTTCGCTGATGCGGGTTATGTGGGTTCAAGGAAGATCAAGACCATTGGCCCCCTTGAGCTACGGATTCTCAGAAAAGGAACTTTCAAAGAGATCCTAGATCATTTCCTGAGCCTTGGTGGCGCTGTGAGTCAGTTCAAGGCGCCTAGATTCGTGAACCCGTCAAACAGCAAGGTCTTGCAGATACTGAGCACGAACACCACCTGTAGTTACTTCAGTACCGCCTATGGGCTCTGA
- the LOC133884964 gene encoding jasmonoyl--L-amino acid synthetase GH3.5 isoform X3, with amino-acid sequence MILPVQMPICSCEDTINEFEALTRDAGRVQQDTLKKILDLNADAEYLKNFGLRGRTDVESYKSCIPLCVHSDIEPYIQRIVDGDNSPVLTGKPVTSLSLSSGTTQGKPKFLPFNDELLETTLQTFRTSYAFRNREYPIGKGKALQFIYGSKQVVTKGGILATTATTNLYRSPRYKEGMKGIQSQCCSPDEVILGPDFHQSLYCHLLCGLICLDEVHHVFSTFAHSLVHAFQTFEEVWEDICADIRDGVLSKKVTVPSIREAVSKMLKPNPELADSIYKKCMGLSNWYGVIPALWPNAKYVYGIMTGSMEPYLQKLRHYAGHLPLISADYGASEGWVGANIDPTAPPEQVTYAVLPQTGYFEFIPLEKPKGEEIENNASIHYIESEPVGLTEVEVGKIYEIVITTFGGLYRYRLGDIVKIASFHNSTPELRFICRRSLVLSINIDKNTEKDLQLAVEEAAKLLEGEKLEIVDFTSFVEKSSDPGRYVIFWELSSDGSDEVLGSCANCLDLAFADAGYVGSRKIKTIGPLELRILRKGTFKEILDHFLSLGGAVSQFKAPRFVNPSNSKVLQILSTNTTCSYFSTAYGL; translated from the exons ATGATTCTGCCCGTGCAAATGCCGATCTGTAGCTGTGAAGACACTATCAACGAGTTTGAGGCGTTAACACGTGATGCTGGACGCGTGCAGCAGGATACACTGAAAAAGATCCTCGATCTGAATGCTGATGCTGAATATCTGAAGAACTTTGGCCTCAGAGGGAGGACTGATGTAGAGAGCTACAAATCCTGCATCCCGTTGTGCGTGCACAGTGATATTGAGCCATATATCCAAAGGATTGTTGATGGTGATAACTCCCCAGTGCTCACTGGCAAGCCCGtcacctccctctccctcag TTCTGGTACAACACAGGGAAAGCCCAAGTTCTTGCCATTTAATGATGAATTGCTTGAGACCACACTTCAAACATTCCGGACTTCTTACGCATTTAGGAACCG TGAATACCCTATTGGCAAAGGAAAAGCCTTGCAGTTTATTTATGGTAGCAAGCAAGTGGTAACAAAAGGTGGCATCCTTGCTACAACTGCAACAACAAACTTGTACCGGAGCCCACGCTATAAGGAAGGAATGAAGGGTATCCAGTCTCAGTGCTGCAGTCCTGATGAAGTTATCTTGGGCCCTGACTTCCATCAATCCTTGTATTGTCATTTGCTCTGTGGGTTAATATGCTTGGACGAGGTCCATCATGTGTTCTCAACATTTGCTCACAGTTTAGTACATGCATTTCAAACATTCGAGGAGGTGTGGGAAGATATTTGTGCTGACATAAGAGATGGTGTTCTCTCAAAGAAAGTTACGGTGCCATCAATTCGTGAAGCTGTTTCGAAAATGCTGAAGCCCAACCCTGAGCTTGCTGACTCGATCTACAAGAAATGTATGGGCTTGAGCAATTGGTATGGCGTTATCCCAGCACTCTGGCCAAATGCAAAGTATGTCTACGGCATTATGACAGGATCCATGGAGCCATATCTACAGAAATTAAGACATTATGCTGGGCACTTACCACTGATAAGTGCTGACTACGGTGCCTCTGAAGGATGGGTTGGTGCTAACATAGACCCCACAGCGCCACCTGAACAGGTGACGTATGCTGTTCTCCCACAGACTGGTTATTTCGAGTTCATTCCTTTGGAGAAACCGAAAGGGGAGGAGATAGAGAACAATGCCTCCATTCATTACATAGAATCGGAGCCAGTTGGCCTGACTGAAGTCGAGGTTGGCAAAATCTATGAAATTGTAATAACTACCTTTGGAG GTCTATACCGCTACAGGCTTGGAGATATTGTGAAGATAGCTAGCTTCCACAACTCAACACCTGAGCTCCGTTTCATCTGCCGCAGAAGCCTAGTCCTGAGCATCAACATTGACAAGAACACTGAGAAAGACCTCCAGCTGGCTGTTGAGGAGGCAGCCAAGCTCTTGGAAGGTGAGAAACTCGAGATTGTGGATTTCACGAGCTTTGTGGAGAAGTCAAGCGATCCAGGTCGCTATGTCATCTTCTGGGAGCTGAGCTCTGATGGCAGCGACGAGGTCTTAGGCAGCTGCGCCAATTGCTTGGACCTAGCCTTCGCTGATGCGGGTTATGTGGGTTCAAGGAAGATCAAGACCATTGGCCCCCTTGAGCTACGGATTCTCAGAAAAGGAACTTTCAAAGAGATCCTAGATCATTTCCTGAGCCTTGGTGGCGCTGTGAGTCAGTTCAAGGCGCCTAGATTCGTGAACCCGTCAAACAGCAAGGTCTTGCAGATACTGAGCACGAACACCACCTGTAGTTACTTCAGTACCGCCTATGGGCTCTGA